The Chryseobacterium glaciei DNA window TTTTTAGGTTCAACTGCATTTTTAGTTGGAGTAGGAACAGTATTATCAAATTGTTTTACACTTGGCGGAGGTGTAGCTTTAGGCGGTAAAACAGTTGCTGGCGGATCTTCAGTTTCAGCAATATAAACTGGTGGAGGTAATACATAACCTCCTGTATCAGATACATCAGGAGTTTTAAATGCATTAATAACTATAGGTGTAATTGAAATCGCAGCCAACAAACTCACTCCTATAAAAAGCGCTTTGGTTAGTATTCTGTCTGATTCATTTCTTAAAGCATAAGCACCATATTCTTTGTTACGATGCTCGAATAGGATCTCGTTAAAGCGAAATTCCTGATTAGTGTTTAGGTGTTTCATCACTTAAAATATTTAAACTGTTAATATAAGGTGATTATTAGTTTTAGTAGCTCTTATCGATAAGCATTGTTTCAATATCAAAAAATTTGCCAAAAAATTGTTAAAACTGTAACATTTTAAAAATTTTTATAACAATCTTAAAATTTAACTATGCTAAAAATAATAACAGTCTAAAAATAAGAGGTATAAGATTTTTATTTTTCAATGATAATTTCATTTTAATTCAAAAAATTCAACGTAAACTAAAAAATAGTAAAAACCACACTCCCAAAATCGGAAAAATACTGAGACTTTCTTTCTCAACCCGAAATACATTTGTACCATAAGAAATCGGGGAATGCTGAAAACCGAAAAGAGTAAGCAAAAAAAATTTAAAAACTAATAATTATGCCAACTTTAACCCAAGAAGCTAGATCAAACTCATTAATGAGCATGCTTTTAAAACAAGTTTACGATTCTGTAACCAACGGTGGAGATCCGGATTCAATCGGTCCAAATGACTTTATCGCATTCGACCCAATCGGACTTACGTTAACAGAAGACACTTTTGATTATGCATTAAACGGTTTATTCGGAAATGCCCCGGCTCCAAAACCATTATTGGACGGAACAGGAAAACCAATTTTAGATGCTAACGGAAATCCTAAAACAAATTTAGAAGAATTCCAAAATGCAATGAAAGACAGTAAGTTCCGTAAATATCTTCAAATGGAACAGTTTTCTGCAATGGTAGACGCCATTCCTTCTCAATTACCACCACTTACATCAAGCGGAAACGGAAGAGAGATTACTATTTTCAATGATTCTTCAAAAAGAGTTTCCAAAGTGTATGAAGATTTGATGCAATGGTCTGTTGTAGTTGATACACCAATGGATCCGAAAGTTGAAAAAAATCTTGAAAAACTAAGAGACAAACTTTTCAAAATCAAAGTAATAAAAAATCCTGATTTTGATGAAAATGCTCCTGTTGATGATTTAAACAAGCCAGAATTACACCAAACTTTTGTTGCTCCGATGTATTCAAAATATATCGAGTATCAAATGAAATATTACGATATTGTTGACACGAATAATTCAATAAGAATCGATTCTGACAACGGAGATCCGGATGCAATGGCAACTATATCTATCGATGGTAAAAACATGAAAAAAAGAGAAGATGCAGCATTAAAAGCATGGCAATCTCTAGGTTACAAAGAAGCTGTTGAAAGAATTCAGAATTATCTGAGCGAAATTGAAGAAAAACATATGTTGGTCATCAAAAAACGTCTTCAGTCAGAATTCAGAAACAGCCAGAGAACAAGAGTGATTGATTATATTAATTATTCTCCATCAATTCCAATCTCAGCAAACGCTTTGAAAGAATCTAAAAACTGGCCAACGATTTCAATGTATGAAGGAAGTGCGCACAGCGATTATTCTAAAACAATTCACAACTGGAGCGCGGGTGCAGGATTCAGCATGGGATTATTCAGTATTGGTGCGAGAAACAGCGGAAATACGACAAGAACATCGATGAATACGGATTTCAGCAACCTTAAAATTTCATTTAAACTTGGAAAAGTAAGAGTGGAAAGAGGATGGTTCAGCGAAGAATTTGTAGAATCAAAATACTGGAAACTTCACGAAACTTCTCCACAATCATTAAACGGAGACATCATCAGTGATGGTAAAGGAAAAGGTTTAATGCCAATGATCGTTACAGAATTGATCATCGCAAGAGATGTAATGCTGGATTTCAGTGAAAACAGCACTGCTTATAAAGCTGCAAGCACAAAAATAAGTTCTGGAGCGGCAGTAGGAATCGGACCATTCGTATTCGGTGGAAGCCATAATTACGAAAATCAAAATTCTCAAACTGATGCAAAATGGAGCGGTAAAAAACTACAGTCAAACGGTATCTATATTATCGGATACAAATGTCATGTAGTTCCAAAATCTCCAAATCCAAACCCGGATATCAAAGTTTGGACAGACGGTAAATCATAATATCCTTCTCAATAGAATAGCCGGCAGAAGCTTTTTTCTGTCGGTTATTTATAAAATTTTTGATTGTTGATAATTTTTTAACGCAAAGTTCGCAAAGATTTTTTTGAAAAACTCACTGTTGATTTTCGTTCGCAAAGGCGTTTCACTCAGCAAAGAACTTACTATTTTTTAGATTTAAAACCAATCAAAAACACCTAATAACCAAAAACTACTTACCATGAAATACTTTGTTGCCGTCTATCAAAAGCTTAGAAACATTTACACGTCTCAAAGCTCGATGGAGAATGATCTGCCAATGATCTGCCCTTCTCTGAGAGTATATGAAAACGAAGAACTGGAATTATTAAAACCTCAAAGTCTACTGAATGATGATCAGAAAAAATCGCTTTCTATCATTAAAAAACAAAATGTGGCTTATGAACTGAATTCTGTACCAATTTCTTCAAATTTCTGGGATCTGAATCCGAATAATTCTTTATTTGATATTTACAGAGATATTCTGGACAAGAGTAACCTGAAAAATATTGAGGAAAATTTAGATAAAATTGTGGAAAGCAAAAGCATTATATTATATGATGCCAAAAATAATGACACTAAAGAATTTAAAGCCTATAAAAAATATTTAACCAACCATGAAACAGCGGTCGACAAAATCACTGCTCATTTGGAAATATTCGACAGCTTAGACACCGATGAAGAAAAAAAGAACTGGAACGACCAATTACTTAATCTCAATAATATAAAAGAGCTTGCATTTTCTGAATGGAAAGTAAAAGGCTTCAAAGATCTTATTGAAAAAGAACTTGAAAAGATCAATAAAACTTCCGAAGCAGATCTGTATGTTGCAATGGCTCAAAATGCAAAAAACACTTTTACTGCAGCAGAAAAAACGGATGTAATCAGCAACTCTTCTATTCATGATATTAATTTTATTCCATATGATTTTATGGAAAATGAATCAGGTTGGAACAGCATGAGAATTGAAAAATCCGAGCTTGATAATTTACATTCCGAAGCGAAAAATGCTAATGAAAATCTTCCATCAGAAATTCTTACCATTGATTATGATGAAAGTGTGATTCTGGCCGTAGAACTTGAATATTCTTTTGTTCATTTAAAAAGAAACTGGTTCAACAAAAACTTCATGATGTCTACTCTTTTTCAATGGAATGAAGCTAAAAAAATATCCGACGGACAAACCATTTCCAATGATTTTAAGCTTCCTGCATTTCCTAAAACTATGATGTTGATTAAAAATTTAAAAATAATTTTAGATCCATCCATCACGAATGATACGGTAAATAATCCTAATCAACTGATTTATTTCGGTCCTTTGATCATGAAACAACAGCTTTTTGTTAATAAAAATAACAATCAGAAATTCCTGAAAGCCGTAACGAACGTCAGAACCATAAAATCTGACCAACTCAATACCTTATCAAGAAAAACTGATAACCCAGAAAACGCAAAAATATCCACAATGGAATTCACTTCAAAACCTGTCCTTGAAACAGTGACCGAAGTTCCAAAAATGAATCCAAATACAGCTTTCAATAATAGAATAAATATGAGTGCTTTAGGTGGCGTTCGAAATTTAAGACCAATCACTCCTACTCCAAATATTGTCACTCCCGTTCAGCCCGTGGCTCCAGTAAAACCCATCACTCCGATTGTCGCCACGCCAATACGAGTTCCCGGAATTTTTGTTCCGATAAGAGTTCCAATTCAGGTTCAGCCAACTTCCGCAATGGTACAGTTCAGGGTTTTTGATAAAATAAACAATGATCCAATTTATAAATGCGCCATTTCCATCAAAGGAACGAATAACAACAGGATCTTCGAGATAGAAACCAACGAAATCGGAATGATCAACCAAATGATTCCGATCGGAGAATACAGCATTGAACTGAGAGTTGATGATTACGCTGTTTTGCAACAAAATTTTAGCGTCGTAAACGTCAATCCTCTGAATTTAGACTACAAACTTCAAAGAGAGGAAGTGAAATTTAAATCATACTTTTTAATTGGGATGATTTGTGAGAGAATGCCAAAAGTACCTATAAACTAATTCTTTTGTCTTGAAACAAAAGAATCAAAAATTCAAGACTTGGAATCTTTCGCTAAAAATAAAGTCTGTTCTCTAAAGATTCTAAAACTCGCGCGAATTTGAAATTGATTTTCGATTCTGAATTTGTCTCGCGCTCAAACAGTAGAATTTTCTTAACGTTCACAGAATTTATTTTCTTAACGCTACAGCTTCCTATGTCGATAAAATACACCGATTATGTTTATCATTTATAACTAAAAAACTAACAGCCATGAAACTTTTAAAATATTACACAAAATCACCGGAAGTCACTACACTTTGTGAACTTCTTTATAAACAAGGATATAACATCAAAATTTCAGATTCTTTTTCTCTTGAAGTTGATGCTGCAGTGAAAGATTTTCAACGAAAAAATTCTTTAGTCGTGGACGGAATTGTCGGAATGAAAACGTGGACGGTTTTGCTTCAGAAAAATTCGGCTCCGGCTCCGACAAATTCAGCTGATAAATTTTTGAAAGAAAGTGACTTGATTACTTTTGCTAATCAATACGATCTTGAATTGGCAGCCGTAAAAGCCGTTAACGAAATCGAAAGCAGCGGAAAAGGATTTTTAATTAATAATAAGCCTAAAATTTTATTTGAAGGTCATATTTTCTGGAACGAATTAAAAAAAAGAGGAATTGATCCAAATACTTTTTACAACGCCAATCACAAAGATGTTTTATATCCAAAATGGACAAAAATCTACTATCAAGGCGGCGTGAAAGAATACGACAGACTGAATGAAGCAATGACTTTAGGAAACGATCCGAAATTCAAAGATGCGGCGCTGTCTTCTGCTTCTTGGGGAAGTTTCCAAATTATGGGTTTTCACGCGAAAAATCTCGGATATGTCGATACTGCTGACTTCGTATCTAAAATGGAAATTAATGAAGGCGAACATTTGAAAGCTTTCGGAAAATTTCTTGAAAAAAATGGACTTTTAACTCATTTGAGAAATAAAAGCTGGGCAAATTTTGCAAAAGGTTATAATGGCGGAGGTTATAAACTGAATAAATATGATGAAAAACTAGCGAAAGCTTATGCCAAATATTCTAAAAACTGATTAACCAATTTATATTTTAACGCATTGATTTTTAAAGTTCCCTTTGCGTTGAATGACTTTTTCTCCCACGGATTTCACAGATTTTCACATATGATTGTGTTTGTTGTATTTGTGAAATTTGTGGGAGATCTTTAATTATGAAGTCGGTGGCTTCGAGAACCTTAGCCACCGACTTTACAAACTTGCGCGACAACTGGTGGCTGAGGTTCTCGAAGCCACCAATTATTATAACAAAAAAAAGAGACTATCAAAATTGACAGTCTCTTTTTATTTATTTGAAAATATTCCTTAGAATAATTCTTTTCTGATGATGTTTTGACTTCTTTCAGGTCCTACTGAAACTAAGTAAACATTGATTCCTAAATACTTCTCGATAAACTCGATGTATTTCTGAGCGTTGTCCGGAAGTTCGTCGTAGCTTCTTACTTGTGTAAGATCTTCGTTCCAACCCGGTAGATCTTGGTAGATCGGCTCGTAGTTGTATAATTTTTCTGTTGAAGAAGTGAAATAATCGATGATTTTTCCGTCTTCAGTTTTATAATGAGTTACGATTTTAAGGTTTTCAATTCCTGTAAGAACGTCTAATTTAGTAATTACTAAGTTATTGATTCCGTTGATCATACAAGCATGCTTTAAAGAAACAAGGTCTAACCAACCTGTTCTTCTTGGTCTTCCTGTCGTAGCTCCAAACTCACCTCCGATTTGTCTGATGCTTTCTCCTAATTCATTGTCCAATTCAGAAGGGAAAGGTCCGTTTCCTACTCTTGTACAATATGCTTTAGCAACACCGATCAGGTTTTTAAGTGAAGTTGGCGGAACACCAGCTCCTGTACAAACACCTCCTGTAGATGGAGAAGATGAAGTTACGTAAGGATATGTTCCGAAGTCGATGTCTAGCATCAACGCCTGAGCTCCTTCGAATAAAACGTTTTTACCATCTCTGATAGCTTCGTTCAATTCAACCTCTGTATCAACGATTCTGTCTTGAAGTTGTTTTCCTATCTCTAAAAATTCGTTGTAAATTTCTTCAACGTCTAATGTAGGTTTTCCGTAATATTTTTCGAAAAGAGAGTTTTTAACTTTTAAGTTTTTCTCAATTTTATCTCTTAAAATTTCAGGATTTAAAAGGTCTACCATTCTGATACCGATTCTTGCGATCTTATCTTCATAACATGGCCCGATTCCTTTTTTAGTAGTTCCGATCTGAGTTCCTCCGTGCTCTTCTTCACGGTAAGTATCCAAAAGGATGTGGTAAGGCATGATCACATGCGCTCTTCTGCTGATAAAAATGTGGTCTGTTCTAAGGCCTTTGCTTTCGATCTGGCCTACTTCTCTAATGAAAGATTTAGGATTTACCACTACTCCATTGGCAATGATACATTTACCTTTACACTGCAAAACTCCTGAAGGAAGAAGGTGCAAAACAAATTTCTCCTCACCCACATAAACCGTGTGACCTGCGTTGTCTCCCCCTTGGAAACGAACAACATAATCCGATTTTGCAGATAAAACATCCGTGATTTTTCCTTTACCTTCATCTCCATACTGAAGACCTACAACTACGTAAGTTGACATATTTTACTTTTGTTTTTAGATTCATGCAAAATTACTTTTAAAAAATAGGGTGACCAAATTTGTGGTGAATTTTATTTTTGAGAGTTTAATTTTAATAAAAATCATTTATATTTAGCATAATGGAAAATAATACAATTGAAAAACTAGATAAGATATCTGATATTTGGAATAATTTCATCCTTGAATATAAATTTTGTAACAATAAAATCAAGTTCACTGATGAAATTAAAACAAATTACTTTGGTGACATTTTGGGCTATTTCCATGATACATTCTCTTTAATTTCTAATATTCCAAAAAATTCAGCTAACTCAACAAAATTTTCCTTTTACATAAGTTTTTTACAAGCAATATACGTCCAACAAGATTTTGTAGAAGAATTACTTTATATTTTTAATTGCAATAAGAATAAAAGCGATTTAAAAAACGACATTAATTATTCAAAAAATAGAGATATAAGAAATGAACTTATTGGTCATCCAATTAGGAAAATTAATGGTAAATTCATTTCGTCAGCTTTATTCAGTTACCATTCTAAAGATGATGAAATCGAATATTTAAGATATCATATAGATAATAATTATAGTTTTGAAAAAGTTAATATTAAGACCGATGATGTTATAAAACGCCATATAAATTTTCTAGATACATATTTTGATTTAATAATTAAAAAGTTAGAAAGTATATTAATAAAATTCAAAAAACAAATAGAAGTCTTGGAAGAAAACATTCTAGTACAAGACTTTGAAACTCTTCTTAAAATAATCTCAGCATATTTTGAAAAGTTTTTAGAATCAGATTTCATTTACGATGCTGAATCATTAAAAATAATCTATTCTAAAACTCATGAACATGAAAGATATCGGTATTTTATTGAAAATTTTCATTCAAGTTTAAAAGAATATATATTTTACACTAAAGATGATATTGATATATTCACAAGTAAAAAAGAAAGTAATTTCTCAGAAATAGAATTTCCAATAATTCCAATAACAAAAAGGCCAAATAAAGAAGATGTCAGTTATCATTATGAATTGGGTAAACTTTCTACAAAAAGAAATTTTCCTGATTTTAATTTTTTCAGTTCTCTTTTAAAATCTAAATGTAATAATAGTGAAGTTTTAGTTGAACTAGAGCATATGGAAAGAAGCCTACATAATGATATTGAATATTACTCCTCATATAAATATCTAAGATATTTATTGAAAAATTAAGAAAGAAATCATCCCGCAGAAACCTTTCATTGGCTTAGATTACTGCAGAATGACAAATAATTATGAAACAAACCTAACAGGTTTTAAAAACCTGTTAGGTTTAGAGTTTGCAAAAAACATATCTTTAATCATCCTCCAAAATACCAAATGACAATCCCAACCATGAAATCACTACAAAAATCAGGACACCTACCTGCAACCACAAACGATCAAACCCAACTCTTTTACACTTTATTCTATCCTGAAACAATTCCTGTAAAAGCGACCTTACAAATCGTTCACGGTATGCAGGAACACAGTGGCAGATATTCGGAAATTGCGGAGTATTTTGCCAATCGAGGATTCGCTGTATTGACTTATGATCATTTAGGGCACGGAAAATCGGTAAAACACAAAAAAGATATTGGTTTCTTTCAACTTAATAATCCGGATGAAAGATTGATTACAGATTCAGAAAAGATGAGTAAACACTTGATGCATCAATATCCGGATGTTCCTCATTTTATTCTTGGACATTCAATGGGTTCTTTTATTACGCGTTGTTTGCTGCAAAGAATGGGTAATCAATTTTCGGGGGCAATTATTACGGGAACGGGAGGAGCTTTGACAGGGATTAATTTAGTGACAGCTTATTTTTCGTTAGTCAATAGAATAGCACCTTACAAACGCACTTTTTTCAATAATCTTTTTACGATTGTCAATAATCAGAAATTCAAAAAAGACAAAAATTTCAATGACACAAGCTGGCTTAGTCTGAATCCCGCCAACAGAGATGCTTTTTCTCAGGATGAACTTTGTGGTATTCCCTTCACCAATAATGCGTTTTATGCGTTATTCGGTATTTATAAAAAAGCGACGGCAAGAAATTGGGCACAAACCATTCCGAAGTCCTTCCCTTTTCTATTTATTAGCGGACAGAATGATCCCATAGGCGATTTTGGAAAAGGAGTTACACAGACTGTTGAGAATTTAAGGATTGACGGTTTTAAAGATGTAAATGTAAAACTGCATGCTCAAATGCGACATGAAATATTGAATGAAGACATGAGAGAAGATATTCTGAATGATATTTATCAATGGATTTTGAAGCATTTATAATGCAATTCCCTGGTGACTAAGGTTCTCGAAGCCACCAAGGAACGACAATAAATATATTAATTTTGTGATTATCCTAAAACAATCTCATTATCAATTCCAATTTCATTCAAAAAAATCTCATCATGGGAAATCACTAACAAAGTTCCATGATAATCTTTAATAGAATTGGTTAGAATTTCTACATTTTGAAGGTCTAAATTATTCGTTGGTTCATCGAGAATAATCATATCAGGAGCTTTATTGCTGATGGAAAGTCCGCACAGAAGAAGTCGCAGACGTTCACCGCCACTCAGAACACCACCTATTTTATCCCAGGTTTCTTTTCCGAATAAAAATCTTGATAACAACGTTTTCACTTCAGATTCTTGTAACGCGTTATCGTTGAATTTTTGAGCAAAATCGTAAATCGTTGAATCTCGATCAATCAAAGAATATTCCTGATCAATATAAATAGAATTAAAATCCGACTTCGAAATTTTCCCGACAGGCGATTTCAAATCTCCCAGCAAAAGCTTTATCAAAGTCGTTTTTCCCGAACCGTTCGAACCTTTGATAGAAATTCTATCTCCGCTTCTAATTTCAAAATTGAGATTTTCCTGCCAAAAATTTTCTTCATTATATTTAAAGTTAATTTCTTCAGCCGAAATCAAAATCTTTCCAGAATGCAGCTCTGAATCATTAAAATTCACTTTCATCTGATCCGCATTTCTAACAGACGATCGCAAATCCCGCAAATTACCCGAAATATCATTGATTTTTTCAGCGTGAATACTTTTCAATTTTGAAGAATTTTTCTCAGCATTATTCCTCAAAGTATTCATCATAATTCTCGCCACACCCAATTTTTCCTGCTTTCCTTTTCCTCGTGCATCGAGTTTTTGCTTTCGTTCCAAAGTTTCACGCTCCTTTTCTTTTGCTTTTTTCAAAGCACGTTCTTTCGAATGAATATCGTTTTGCAACGCCTCGATTTCAATTTCTTTTTGTTCTGCATAAAAATCATAATTTCCGCCGTAGGTCGAAATTCCCTGATTGCTCAATTCAAAAATCGTATCAACCAAATTCAGTAAAGTTCGGTCGTGACTGACAATTACAACCGTCGAATTTGTCTTTTCAATAAGCTCATACAACAGATTTCTACCTTCCAAATCGAGATGATTCGTTGGTTCATCCAATAAAATAATTTCAGGCTGATTGATCTGAATTCCGGCAAGAAAAACCTTAGTTTTTTGTCCGCCACTCAGGCTTTCTAGTGTTTGATTTAAATCTAAATTTTCAAGCTTCCAATGTTGTAAAGCGATTTGAGAGCGTTCTTCAATATCCCAATCGTCATTTAAAGTCTCAAAATACATTTCATCCACTTCCCCATTCGTTATTTTTTGAAGTGCATGTAATTTTTTGTCGATTTTTAAGCATTCCGCAACCGTCAAATGATTAAAATTTCCAAACATCTGCGGAACATAGAAAATATCACCCTGAATATTGACGCTCCCTTCCAAAGGTTCAATTTCATTCGCAATAATTTTCAGTAAGGTAGATTTCCCCATGCCGTTACTTCCGACCAAAGCCGATTTTGTGTGTGATTGTATCGTTAAGTTAATAGAATTAAAAAGCAGATTCCCCGCAGGAAACCCAAAAGATATATTGTGTAGAAAAAGCATGATTTCTTTCTTAATTAAGGTTAAACTTCAATAACATTTTCGTTATTGTTCAATTAAATCTGAAAGAAATTACATCCTACATGTCTCTTGTTTTGGGTTTTGTATGTTGCAAAGATAATAATTTTTAAAATATTCTTTTATTTTAAACAGTTTTCTATTACTCATTGCCCATTATTCATTACTTATTTTCAGGAGCTATTTCCCGCTTTCCGTTACAATCTTTTTTTTCAAAAAAGGATTTTCACTCAATCGGGGCTAGGGTATTTGTCGTCATTTCAGCATCTCGAAACATTCAGAAAGTTTGTCATCCTGAAAGGATCTAGACATGAATCTTTCCATATTACAATTCTAAAAATGTTGTTTAGATCCTTTCAGGATGACAAAGAGATTGGAAAATCATTATGAAAAATACTGCAAAACAGATTCTTCACCACGTTTTTTATTCGCTCAAAATAACATTACAGTATAAAATCATCAACTCTTAAAGCTTAAAACACTCTTAGTCTTAAACGCTAAAAACTTTCATCAAAAATCCGTAACTTTGCAAACTACTAAAAATTTTATGG harbors:
- a CDS encoding N-acetylmuramidase domain-containing protein, giving the protein MKLLKYYTKSPEVTTLCELLYKQGYNIKISDSFSLEVDAAVKDFQRKNSLVVDGIVGMKTWTVLLQKNSAPAPTNSADKFLKESDLITFANQYDLELAAVKAVNEIESSGKGFLINNKPKILFEGHIFWNELKKRGIDPNTFYNANHKDVLYPKWTKIYYQGGVKEYDRLNEAMTLGNDPKFKDAALSSASWGSFQIMGFHAKNLGYVDTADFVSKMEINEGEHLKAFGKFLEKNGLLTHLRNKSWANFAKGYNGGGYKLNKYDEKLAKAYAKYSKN
- a CDS encoding adenylosuccinate synthase, with translation MSTYVVVGLQYGDEGKGKITDVLSAKSDYVVRFQGGDNAGHTVYVGEEKFVLHLLPSGVLQCKGKCIIANGVVVNPKSFIREVGQIESKGLRTDHIFISRRAHVIMPYHILLDTYREEEHGGTQIGTTKKGIGPCYEDKIARIGIRMVDLLNPEILRDKIEKNLKVKNSLFEKYYGKPTLDVEEIYNEFLEIGKQLQDRIVDTEVELNEAIRDGKNVLFEGAQALMLDIDFGTYPYVTSSSPSTGGVCTGAGVPPTSLKNLIGVAKAYCTRVGNGPFPSELDNELGESIRQIGGEFGATTGRPRRTGWLDLVSLKHACMINGINNLVITKLDVLTGIENLKIVTHYKTEDGKIIDYFTSSTEKLYNYEPIYQDLPGWNEDLTQVRSYDELPDNAQKYIEFIEKYLGINVYLVSVGPERSQNIIRKELF
- a CDS encoding alpha/beta fold hydrolase, giving the protein MKSLQKSGHLPATTNDQTQLFYTLFYPETIPVKATLQIVHGMQEHSGRYSEIAEYFANRGFAVLTYDHLGHGKSVKHKKDIGFFQLNNPDERLITDSEKMSKHLMHQYPDVPHFILGHSMGSFITRCLLQRMGNQFSGAIITGTGGALTGINLVTAYFSLVNRIAPYKRTFFNNLFTIVNNQKFKKDKNFNDTSWLSLNPANRDAFSQDELCGIPFTNNAFYALFGIYKKATARNWAQTIPKSFPFLFISGQNDPIGDFGKGVTQTVENLRIDGFKDVNVKLHAQMRHEILNEDMREDILNDIYQWILKHL
- a CDS encoding ABC-F family ATP-binding cassette domain-containing protein, whose protein sequence is MLFLHNISFGFPAGNLLFNSINLTIQSHTKSALVGSNGMGKSTLLKIIANEIEPLEGSVNIQGDIFYVPQMFGNFNHLTVAECLKIDKKLHALQKITNGEVDEMYFETLNDDWDIEERSQIALQHWKLENLDLNQTLESLSGGQKTKVFLAGIQINQPEIILLDEPTNHLDLEGRNLLYELIEKTNSTVVIVSHDRTLLNLVDTIFELSNQGISTYGGNYDFYAEQKEIEIEALQNDIHSKERALKKAKEKERETLERKQKLDARGKGKQEKLGVARIMMNTLRNNAEKNSSKLKSIHAEKINDISGNLRDLRSSVRNADQMKVNFNDSELHSGKILISAEEINFKYNEENFWQENLNFEIRSGDRISIKGSNGSGKTTLIKLLLGDLKSPVGKISKSDFNSIYIDQEYSLIDRDSTIYDFAQKFNDNALQESEVKTLLSRFLFGKETWDKIGGVLSGGERLRLLLCGLSISNKAPDMIILDEPTNNLDLQNVEILTNSIKDYHGTLLVISHDEIFLNEIGIDNEIVLG